A region of the Longimicrobiales bacterium genome:
CCTCCGGGACGGCAACGCGGATGCTGCCGGACCCCGTGTCGACGACCAGCCGATCGACATCGCTCAACAGCTCGAGCTCGACGCCACCACTGCCCGTATCGATCTCGACGTCGCGAGCCGCCACGCCAGCCATGGTCACGGATCCCGACCCCGTGTCGACCAGCACGTCGTCGGCGCGCACGTTCTCTGCCCGCACCCGACCGGACCCCGTGTCGACGTGCAGCCGGCTGCCGCGCACCTCGGTGAGCTCCACCTGCCCCGACCCCGTATCGACGAGGAGGTCTCCCACCACCTGGTGCGCGCGGACGACGCCCGACCCGGTATCGATGCGAACGTCACCCTGCGCGTTGCGCACGTCGACCGTGCCCGAGCCGGTGTCGAGATAGAGCCGGCCGCGCGTTGCGCTGGTCTCGATGGGAGCGGCACCGACGTCGATCGTCAGATCGCCCTCGATGTTGCTCGCTACGACCGAGCCGACGCCGAGCATCACCTCCACCGAGCGTCCTGTCGGAACGAGCACGCGCAGGTCGGCGTGCGCCTCTGTACCGCGGCCCCTCGATCGGATGTTCACCCGGTCGCCTCCGCGACGGTCTCCGTAGAACGTTCCATCGCTGCGTACGCTGAGGCTCGTCCGCGACTCACCCCCGCGGTCGGCCCGGTAGACGACGTCGCCTTCCGGGTACCGGACGATCAGGGCTGCGCGGCCGTCCACCTCCCGACGTTCCACCTCCAGCCGCTGCGCGTCACGCCCGCCGCGCCGGACCTCGACGATCACGTTGTCACCGCTGCCGCGCTCCATGCGCACTGCACCGGCAAGGTTGAACACGGAAACGGCATTGCCGGAAATCGAGTAGCGCTCGACGTCCTGCGCCTGTGCGCTGCCGGCGGTCAGAACAGCGGTTGTACAGAGCAGTGTGCGACCGAGCCATGCGGTCGTGCGACCCATGAAGCCTCCAGGTTCGGGACGCAGTCCATACTGAGGATGCGCCACGGCAGTTTCACGTGGCAGCCGCCCTGTCGCAACCACGCGTGCGCGCCAGGGGTGGCATGCCTCCTGCCCTTCCGAGGGTGTCCCCTCGCAGGAGCGCACCGTGGCAGAACAGAAGAAGATCGACGAGCTGTACGACCTCATCGACGGCATCGAGATCGCGATGCTGACGACCCGCCGCGCAGACGGCCGACTCGTGTCCAGGCCCATGGCGACACAGGAGCGACAGCCCGGCGCCGACCTCTGGTTCGTGACCGACATCCACGCCCACAAAGTCGATGAGCTGGAGCAGGACCCGAACGTCAACGTCGCGTACTACCGCGATCGCACCCGGGAGTGGGTCTCCGTGAGCGGCACCGCGCGGGTCTCGCAGGATCGGGCGAAGATCCGCGAGCTGTATCGTCCCGACTGGCGCATGTGGTTCGGCAAGATCGACGATGTGCAGGACGGCGGTCCCGACGATCCGCGCCTGGCCCTGCTGCTCGTCACCGCCGACAGTGTCCATTACATGAAGAAGGAAAAGTCGACGCCCGCGGTGCTGTTCGAGATGGCCAAAGGCATGGTCACGGGTGAGCGGCCCGACATCGGAGAGGTGCGCGAGGTGGGCGGGTCGGAGCTGCGGTAACAAAGGGGGCGAGCGGGTGGCCATGCGTGAGCCGCCTACGCGGCAGCAGACTGGTGCTGTCGGCGGCGGCGGCGCGCCAGCATGCGAGCAGTCGTTCAAGGCGTGAACCGCGGCGCTCACGGTGCCATGCGTGAACCGCGACGCTCACGGTGCCATGCGTGAACCGCGACGCTCACGGTGGGTGAACCCGGCCGTTGCGAGCCGTCAAGAATGCCCAAGTGCCGTTTGTCCAATGCCTGGGGCCGACTCGACGGTCGTGCGCGCCGTGAGTGCAGCCCCATCGAGGAGCACGGATGCTGGTGGGGCCTGATTCACGGCGTATCCGGGGCTGAATCGCCGTGTTTCGCGGATCTGCCGCAGTGGGGCATGCTTCACGGCGTTGCCCTGCGGGTCACCCTCACGATCGACGCCCCTGCAACAAACGACCCGGGGCACGTTTCTACTCGCGCTCCCGTCAGGACCGATGACGCACGCCCCAGGGACGTCGCACCTCGAACCATTCTACGCCAGCACATGGACACCGACCGGCCCACCAAACGGTGTCGTGCGCCTCGCCTCCGGCGCAGCAGTTCTCATTTTCGCACGAGTGCCTGTGCCAGCCGCACCACCGTGGCGAACCTGCCTTCGGTGAGGTCCGTCCAGGTGAAGCGCAGGACCCGGTAGCCCGCCGCAGTGAGTTCCGCGTCGCGCTGGCGGTCGCCGACAAAGGACGCGTGGCTGCCGTGGAACGCGTAGCCATCCACCTCGACGACGACGCGCGAGTCCGTCCAGAGAAAATCCACTTCATACCCAAGGACACGTGTGTTGAGCACGGGCTCCGGGAGTCGTGCGGCCCTAACGATCTCGAGCAACCTGTCTTCCGCTTTGGAACGCGTGAATGCGGGCCCACGCTCTGAGCCCAGCAACTGCCGAAGCAGCGGTGCCCCTCGATGCTTCGGGTGCCGGTTAACCATCTCATGCATCTCCTGGAGGGTAACGAGCCGCATGCGCAGTGCCTTCGCGAGTGCCTGCTCGACCTCCCGGGATGTCATCGTCTCCGCGATGTCGAGCAGTGTACGTGCGGGGGTGGTGATGGGGATGCCATGCAATGTCGTAACCTCGTCCGGGCGCAGGTCACGCATACGATGCACCCGAATCCCTTCGATCCTGGGTCTCTTGCGGCGGGGCACGGTCACCTCCGGCGGAAGGTCATGGACGGCGCGGTCCATCAGTTCATGCAGGCGAGCCGCGCTGCCGTGGCTCAGCCGCGAGGTCCTGCCGGACGCAAGCACCGCGGCGGCCTCGGCGGCGCGCGGCAGTGGCAGCGGACCGACCTGGTAGACACCGCGTCGAAGGACGCACAGCCGACCTGTCTTTACCATCGAGTCGATTGTGCTGCCGGGAATGCCGCGCACCAGGAGCTGGGACCGGAGTGCGACGCCGTGCTGTGCTGCGCCTACCTCACGAAGGATCAGCTCGACGTCGGAGCGTAGCACGCGCCCCTCGCGGTGGTGATTCCGTTGCGAATGGCGGAGATCGCGATATCGCCCGCACGCAACTCAACGGTAACCGGCAGATCGGGCGGCGGAATGGCCGATTGTGCCGACCCACGTCGGCCCGGCGGACTTCCCGATGGCGCCGACCCGACGCGCGGCAGCGCAAGCATCTGATTGTGCCACGTAATGGGGTGCCGGGATGTTCGATCGCACCCGACCGGATTGCGCAGCCTGCTGCTCCGGCAGACCATTACCCACGGCAAGGTTGCGCGTACGCGCGAGGGCTGCCTAACGTAGCGGTCATCTCCTCGCGCGACATGCAGAGAGCATCCCGAACCCGATGACGACGACCTCGCGCACCGTCCGCGCATCTTCCGGCTCCCGCCCCGATGCGCCGACTCCCTTCGACGTGCCTGACCGATGAGCCGGCGTGAAGCCGAAGTGCTGTCGATGCTGGAACAGCTGCTCGACGTCGAGGACGAGCGTCGGGCCGCCCTTCTCGATGAGCTCACCGACGGGCAGCCGGATCTGCGCGCGCGCCTGGAGGAACTGCTCGAGATCGACGCCAGCTTTCATCCGTTGCTCGATGCGGATGCGCTGGACATCGACCGGGCGTTGCGCGGCGACGTCGCTCCGGCTCCCGGTGACCAACCGATACCGGGGTACCGCATCATTCGGGAGCTCGGCCGGGGGGGCATGGGCGTCGTGTACCTCGCCGAGCGCACCAAT
Encoded here:
- a CDS encoding DUF4097 family beta strand repeat-containing protein, whose product is MGRTTAWLGRTLLCTTAVLTAGSAQAQDVERYSISGNAVSVFNLAGAVRMERGSGDNVIVEVRRGGRDAQRLEVERREVDGRAALIVRYPEGDVVYRADRGGESRTSLSVRSDGTFYGDRRGGDRVNIRSRGRGTEAHADLRVLVPTGRSVEVMLGVGSVVASNIEGDLTIDVGAAPIETSATRGRLYLDTGSGTVDVRNAQGDVRIDTGSGVVRAHQVVGDLLVDTGSGQVELTEVRGSRLHVDTGSGRVRAENVRADDVLVDTGSGSVTMAGVAARDVEIDTGSGGVELELLSDVDRLVVDTGSGSIRVAVPEDFGGEFEIEGSRVSVDVPATLRESDRDSARGTFGDGRGTIEIDTGSGRVSIVRR
- a CDS encoding pyridoxamine 5'-phosphate oxidase family protein, translated to MAEQKKIDELYDLIDGIEIAMLTTRRADGRLVSRPMATQERQPGADLWFVTDIHAHKVDELEQDPNVNVAYYRDRTREWVSVSGTARVSQDRAKIRELYRPDWRMWFGKIDDVQDGGPDDPRLALLLVTADSVHYMKKEKSTPAVLFEMAKGMVTGERPDIGEVREVGGSELR
- a CDS encoding DUF559 domain-containing protein → MRGIPGSTIDSMVKTGRLCVLRRGVYQVGPLPLPRAAEAAAVLASGRTSRLSHGSAARLHELMDRAVHDLPPEVTVPRRKRPRIEGIRVHRMRDLRPDEVTTLHGIPITTPARTLLDIAETMTSREVEQALAKALRMRLVTLQEMHEMVNRHPKHRGAPLLRQLLGSERGPAFTRSKAEDRLLEIVRAARLPEPVLNTRVLGYEVDFLWTDSRVVVEVDGYAFHGSHASFVGDRQRDAELTAAGYRVLRFTWTDLTEGRFATVVRLAQALVRK
- a CDS encoding protein kinase — encoded protein: MSRREAEVLSMLEQLLDVEDERRAALLDELTDGQPDLRARLEELLEIDASFHPLLDADALDIDRALRGDVAPAPGDQPIPGYRIIRELGRGGMGVVYLAERTNVDFVQQVAIKVIAADAHQDMLAERMRRERRILAQLRHPNIAQMYDGGVTAAGRPYLVMEYVEGE